A window from Streptomyces sp. NBC_00335 encodes these proteins:
- the cobM gene encoding precorrin-4 C(11)-methyltransferase — MTVYFIGAGPGAADLITVRGARTLAAAPVCLYAGSLVPRELLAECPPDARLIDTAQLNLDEIIAECVRAHAAGQDVARLHSGDPSVFSAVAEQMRRLDAAGIPYEVVPGVPAFAAAAAALKRELTVPTVGQTVILTRISQQATPMPPGEDLATLGRSGALLVLHLATRYVDRVVDELLPHYGAECPAAVVAMASRPDELILRGTLADIAAQVKEAGLVRTAVILVGRTLGAEQFRDSHLYSAERDRHAC, encoded by the coding sequence GGGCCCCGGCGCCGCCGACCTGATCACGGTGCGCGGCGCCCGGACGCTGGCCGCCGCCCCCGTCTGCCTCTACGCGGGCAGCCTGGTCCCGCGCGAACTGCTCGCCGAATGCCCGCCGGACGCCCGCCTGATCGACACCGCGCAGCTGAACCTGGACGAGATCATCGCCGAGTGCGTACGCGCGCACGCGGCCGGCCAGGACGTCGCCCGGCTCCACTCCGGCGACCCCTCCGTCTTCAGCGCCGTAGCGGAGCAGATGCGGCGGCTCGACGCGGCCGGCATCCCCTACGAGGTCGTCCCCGGCGTCCCCGCCTTCGCCGCGGCGGCCGCCGCGCTGAAGCGGGAGCTGACGGTCCCCACCGTCGGCCAGACCGTGATCCTGACCCGGATCTCCCAGCAGGCCACGCCGATGCCGCCCGGCGAGGACCTCGCCACCCTGGGCCGCAGCGGGGCGCTGCTGGTGCTGCACCTGGCCACCCGCTACGTCGACCGGGTCGTGGACGAACTCCTGCCGCACTACGGGGCCGAGTGCCCGGCGGCGGTGGTCGCGATGGCCAGCCGCCCCGACGAGCTGATCCTGCGCGGAACGCTGGCCGACATCGCCGCCCAGGTGAAGGAGGCCGGGCTGGTCCGCACCGCCGTCATCCTGGTGGGCCGCACCCTGGGCGCCGAACAGTTCCGCGACAGCCACCTGTACTCCGCCGAGCGCGACCGGCATGCCTGCTGA
- a CDS encoding cobalt-precorrin-6A reductase: MPADPTGPGPHVLILGGTTEARRLAEALAVAPDSPRVTTSLAGRVAAPVLPPGETRIGGFGGADGLAAWITAHGVTHLVDATHPFAERMSFNAAGAAARSGVPLLALGRPGWSPGPGDDWHFADSLTEAAALLPGLGTRAFLTTGRMGLHSFAHLTEPWFLVRSVDPPAGPVPPRLEVLLARGPFTLADEQALLARHRIDLLVTKDSGGSATAPKLAAARDAGIPVLVVRRPPVPEGVPRTGSVDEVCHWLSR, from the coding sequence ATGCCTGCTGATCCGACCGGCCCGGGTCCGCACGTCCTGATCCTCGGCGGCACCACGGAGGCCCGCCGCCTGGCGGAGGCGCTGGCCGTCGCCCCGGACTCCCCCCGGGTGACCACCTCCCTGGCCGGCCGGGTCGCCGCCCCGGTGCTCCCGCCCGGCGAGACCCGGATCGGCGGCTTCGGCGGTGCCGACGGGCTGGCGGCCTGGATCACCGCGCACGGGGTCACGCACCTGGTCGACGCCACGCACCCCTTCGCGGAGCGGATGAGCTTCAACGCGGCCGGGGCGGCGGCCCGTTCGGGCGTCCCCCTCCTGGCCCTGGGCCGTCCCGGCTGGTCCCCGGGCCCCGGGGACGACTGGCACTTCGCGGACTCCCTCACGGAGGCGGCCGCTCTTCTCCCCGGCCTCGGCACCCGCGCCTTCCTGACCACCGGCCGGATGGGACTGCACAGCTTCGCGCACCTCACCGAGCCCTGGTTCCTGGTGCGTTCGGTGGACCCCCCGGCGGGGCCCGTACCGCCGCGCCTCGAAGTGCTTCTGGCCCGGGGCCCGTTCACCCTCGCCGACGAACAGGCCCTCCTGGCCCGCCACCGCATCGACCTCCTGGTCACCAAGGACAGCGGCGGCTCGGCCACCGCCCCCAAACTCGCGGCCGCCCGCGACGCCGGCATCCCGGTCCTGGTCGTCCGCCGTCCGCCGGTCCCGGAGGGCGTCCCGCGGACCGGGTCGGTCGACGAGGTGTGCCACTGGTTGTCTCGCTGA
- a CDS encoding precorrin-2 C(20)-methyltransferase — protein MSTGRLYGVGLGPGDPSLMTLRAVEVIAEADVVAYHSARHGRSIARSIAAKHLRADHIEEPLVYPVTTETTDHPGGYQGAMEEFYEASAARLAVHLDAGRTVAVLAEGDPLFYSSYMHMHKRLSDRYETEVIPGVTSVSAAAARLGMPLVEGEEVLTILPGTLSEEELTARLAATDSAVVMKLGRTFPAIRRAMENSGRLAEARYVERATMAGERTGVLADTDPDSVPYFAVAVVPSRIGNPGSVPSGPGEVAVVGTGPAGPLWLTAETRRVLADAEVLVGYTTYLDRVPVKPGQIRHGSDNKVESERAEFALDLARRGKRVAVVSGGDPGVFAMATAVLEVAGQPEYKDVPVRVLPGVTAANAAAAAAGAPLGHDYATISLSDRLKPWEVIAERLRAAAAADLVLALYNPGSRSRTWQVAQARELLLELRAPQTPVVVARDVGGPEQSVRIVTLAELEPSEVDMRTILLIGSSQTQVTERPDGSRVTWTPRRYG, from the coding sequence ATGAGCACCGGACGCCTTTACGGAGTCGGGCTCGGGCCCGGCGACCCCTCGCTGATGACGCTGCGCGCCGTCGAGGTGATCGCGGAGGCCGACGTGGTCGCGTACCACTCCGCCCGCCACGGCCGCTCGATCGCCCGCTCCATCGCCGCGAAGCACCTGCGCGCCGACCACATCGAGGAGCCGCTGGTCTACCCGGTCACCACCGAGACCACCGACCACCCCGGCGGCTACCAGGGCGCGATGGAGGAGTTCTACGAGGCCTCCGCCGCCCGGCTCGCCGTCCACCTGGACGCCGGCCGCACCGTCGCCGTACTCGCGGAGGGCGACCCGCTCTTCTACAGCTCGTACATGCACATGCACAAGCGGCTCTCCGACCGGTACGAGACCGAGGTGATCCCCGGGGTGACCTCGGTGAGCGCCGCCGCCGCCCGGCTCGGCATGCCGCTCGTCGAGGGCGAGGAGGTGCTGACGATCCTGCCCGGCACCCTCTCCGAGGAGGAGCTCACGGCCCGCCTCGCCGCCACCGACTCCGCGGTCGTGATGAAGCTCGGCCGCACCTTCCCCGCCATCCGGCGGGCCATGGAGAACAGCGGCCGGCTCGCCGAGGCGCGCTACGTGGAACGCGCGACGATGGCCGGCGAGCGGACCGGAGTCCTGGCGGACACCGACCCGGACTCCGTGCCGTACTTCGCCGTCGCCGTGGTGCCCAGCCGGATCGGCAACCCCGGCAGCGTGCCGTCCGGACCCGGTGAGGTCGCCGTCGTCGGCACCGGCCCGGCCGGACCGCTGTGGCTGACCGCCGAGACCCGGCGGGTGCTGGCCGACGCCGAGGTGCTGGTCGGATACACGACGTACCTGGACCGGGTCCCGGTCAAGCCGGGCCAGATCCGGCACGGCTCGGACAACAAGGTCGAGTCGGAGCGCGCCGAGTTCGCCCTCGACCTGGCCCGGCGCGGCAAGCGGGTGGCAGTGGTCTCCGGCGGCGACCCCGGGGTCTTCGCCATGGCCACCGCCGTCCTGGAGGTCGCGGGGCAGCCCGAGTACAAGGACGTGCCCGTACGGGTCCTGCCCGGGGTGACGGCCGCCAACGCGGCGGCCGCCGCGGCCGGAGCCCCGCTCGGCCACGACTACGCCACCATCTCCCTCTCGGACCGGCTCAAGCCCTGGGAGGTCATCGCGGAGCGACTGCGCGCGGCCGCCGCGGCCGATCTCGTACTGGCCCTGTACAACCCGGGCTCCCGCAGCCGGACTTGGCAGGTGGCCCAGGCCCGCGAACTGCTCCTGGAGCTGCGCGCACCACAGACCCCGGTGGTCGTGGCGCGCGACGTGGGCGGGCCGGAGCAGTCGGTCCGCATCGTCACGCTGGCCGAACTGGAGCCGTCCGAGGTGGACATGCGGACGATCCTGCTGATCGGCTCCTCGCAGACCCAGGTGACCGAGCGTCCCGACGGGTCACGGGTGACCTGGACCCCGCGCCGGTACGGGTGA
- a CDS encoding precorrin-8X methylmutase, translated as MSEYTVFEYEKDGAEIYRQSFATIRAEADLSGLPASVAQVAVRMIHACGMTDLTRDLGYSPEVVLRARAALEAGAPILCDVQMVASGVTRKRLPADNQVICTLSDPAVPELAAKMGTTRSAAALEVWRDRGLLEGSVIAVGNAPTALFRLLEMIEEGAPRPAAVIGVPVGFIGAAESKDALAEHPSALDHLIVRGRRGGSAMAAAAVNAIASVAE; from the coding sequence ATGAGCGAGTACACCGTGTTCGAGTACGAGAAGGACGGCGCCGAGATCTACCGCCAGTCCTTTGCCACGATCCGCGCCGAGGCGGACCTCTCCGGGCTGCCCGCCTCGGTCGCCCAGGTCGCGGTGCGCATGATTCACGCCTGCGGGATGACCGACCTGACCCGGGACCTGGGCTACTCGCCCGAGGTGGTCCTGCGGGCGCGCGCCGCCCTGGAGGCCGGTGCGCCGATCCTGTGCGACGTGCAGATGGTCGCCAGCGGGGTCACCCGCAAGCGGCTGCCCGCCGACAACCAGGTGATCTGCACCCTCTCCGACCCGGCCGTGCCGGAACTCGCCGCGAAGATGGGCACGACCCGCAGCGCCGCCGCCCTCGAAGTCTGGCGGGACCGGGGCCTGTTGGAGGGCTCGGTGATCGCCGTCGGGAACGCACCGACCGCGCTCTTCCGGCTGCTGGAGATGATCGAGGAGGGCGCCCCGCGCCCCGCCGCGGTCATCGGGGTCCCCGTCGGGTTCATCGGCGCCGCCGAGTCCAAGGACGCCCTCGCCGAACACCCCTCCGCGCTCGACCACTTGATCGTCCGTGGCCGGCGCGGCGGCAGCGCCATGGCCGCGGCCGCCGTCAACGCCATCGCGAGCGTGGCCGAATGA
- a CDS encoding cobalamin biosynthesis protein CobG, whose translation MPTPPSAAVRDEPVIRDRGDACPGALRLHAADDGYLARVRIPGGLLSARQASVLALAADRFGDGHLELTSRGNVQLRGLAEGCGAGLAELLDGAGLLPAPGHERIRNIVATPLSGILGSERPHVTPWVGELDRLLCASTRAAALSGRFLFAIDDGRGDVAALDPDVTVLGRPRGRALVRLGAARGAVEVDASDAPRAALLAAEYFLDSADAAGTRAWRVSELPAVHALDTGEFAVRLGAAGIAAAVVPEVAWPYAPPPAPWGPGTGDRTPLCVLPPLGRLTAGQWRVLVSVADAGEGEEGDGEAGDGKAGDGELRITPWRSIVLPRASTRRPVDGYAQLVAAGLSVAPDGPWESVTACTGRPGCAKALSDVRADARAVVDAAGEAPAAGPAGPAGAPVHWSGCERRCGHPRGAAWVDLVATPDGYRLDGRPVPSHELAQAVADARSQPRVSEDAVKK comes from the coding sequence ATGCCCACGCCCCCCTCCGCCGCAGTGCGGGACGAACCCGTCATACGGGATCGCGGCGACGCCTGCCCCGGCGCGCTGCGCCTGCATGCCGCCGATGACGGGTACCTGGCGCGGGTGCGGATCCCGGGGGGTCTGCTGAGTGCCCGGCAGGCCTCGGTACTGGCGCTCGCCGCCGACCGGTTCGGGGACGGGCACCTGGAACTCACCTCGCGCGGGAACGTGCAGCTGCGCGGGCTCGCCGAAGGCTGCGGCGCCGGGCTGGCGGAGCTGCTGGACGGAGCCGGGCTGCTGCCCGCCCCCGGCCACGAGCGGATACGGAACATCGTGGCGACCCCGCTGTCCGGGATCCTGGGCTCCGAGCGGCCCCATGTCACCCCCTGGGTGGGGGAGTTGGACCGGCTGCTGTGCGCGAGCACCCGCGCGGCGGCCCTGTCCGGACGGTTCCTGTTCGCCATCGACGACGGGCGCGGGGACGTCGCCGCGCTCGACCCCGATGTCACCGTGCTCGGCCGACCGCGGGGCCGGGCACTGGTCCGCCTCGGCGCGGCACGGGGTGCCGTCGAGGTGGACGCCTCCGACGCGCCGCGGGCCGCGCTGCTCGCGGCCGAGTACTTCCTCGACTCCGCGGACGCCGCCGGCACCCGCGCCTGGCGGGTCTCCGAACTCCCCGCCGTACACGCCCTGGACACCGGGGAGTTCGCCGTACGGCTCGGCGCCGCCGGTATCGCGGCGGCCGTCGTTCCCGAGGTGGCCTGGCCCTACGCGCCGCCGCCCGCACCGTGGGGACCCGGCACCGGTGACCGGACGCCGCTGTGCGTCCTGCCCCCGCTCGGCCGGCTCACCGCCGGCCAGTGGCGGGTGCTGGTGAGCGTCGCGGACGCAGGTGAGGGCGAGGAAGGCGACGGCGAGGCGGGCGACGGCAAGGCGGGCGACGGCGAGCTGCGGATCACCCCGTGGCGGAGCATCGTCCTGCCCCGGGCGAGCACCCGTAGGCCCGTCGACGGCTACGCGCAGCTCGTGGCCGCCGGCCTGTCCGTCGCGCCCGACGGCCCCTGGGAATCCGTCACCGCCTGTACCGGGCGGCCGGGCTGCGCCAAGGCGCTGTCCGACGTACGCGCCGACGCGCGGGCCGTAGTGGACGCGGCCGGCGAGGCTCCGGCCGCCGGGCCCGCCGGGCCCGCCGGCGCGCCCGTGCACTGGTCCGGGTGCGAGCGCCGGTGCGGGCATCCGCGCGGCGCCGCCTGGGTCGACCTCGTCGCCACCCCCGACGGGTACCGGCTCGACGGGCGCCCGGTGCCGTCCCACGAACTTGCCCAGGCCGTCGCCGACGCGCGCAGCCAACCCCGAGTGTCCGAAGACGCAGTGAAGAAATGA
- the cobN gene encoding cobaltochelatase subunit CobN: MILLLSTSDTDLLSARAANAGDAPVPYRFANPSRLPLDDLPGLLDGVTLVVVRLLGGLRAWQDGLDLLLASGQTRPVVVLTGEQAPDAQLMEASTVPIGIAAEAHGYLAHGGPANLEQLARFLSDTVLLTGHGFEPPAASPTWGPLERTPQITEGPRIAVLYYRAHQMSGNTAFVHTLSEAIEAHGAQALPLYVSSLRSPEPELIEQLASADAIVTTVLAAGGTKPATASAGGDDESWDAGALAALGVPILQALCLTGSRSAWEENDEGLSPLDAATQVAVPEFDGRLITVPFSFKELDEDGLPAYVADPERAARVAGIAVRHARLRHIDRRDKKIALVLSAYPTKHSRIGNAVGLDTPASAVELLRTLIAGGYDFGPVEDVPGLVSGDGDELIRALIEAGGHDQDWLTEEQLARNPVRIPAADYKRWFAELPADLRDSVTEHWGEAPGNMFVDRSANPEGDIVLAALRRANLLILIQPPRGFGENPIAIYHDPDLPPSHHYLAAYRWIQARAEDGGFGADAMIHLGKHGNLEWLPGKNAGLSASCAPDAALGDLPLIYPFLVNDPGEGTQAKRRVHATLVDHLVPPMARAESYGDIARLEQHLDEYAQISAMDPAKLPAIRAQIWTLIQAAKLDHDLGLEQRPDDDGFDDFLLHVDGWLCEIKDAQIRDGLHVLGGAPTGDARVNLVLAILRARQIWGGTTALPGLREALGLDESAATRTTADEAEETARALVQAMEDANWAPEAVASVAAGYSADVAAVLDFAAREVVPRLAGTTDEITHVVSALDGNFVPAGPSGSPLRGLVNVLPTGRNFYSVDPKAVPSRLAWETGQALADSLLTRYRTDNGEWPASVGLSLWGTSAMRTSGDDVAEAMALLGVRPVWDEASRRVTGLEPIPLAELGRPRIDVTLRISGFFRDAFPHVIGLLDDAVRLAASLEEPAEDNFVRAHAQADLAVHGDERRATTRIFGSRPGTYGAGILQLIDSRDWRTDADLAEVYTVWGGYAYGRGLEGRAAREEMETAYKRITVAAKNTDTREHDIADSDDYFQYHGGMVATVRALRGTAPEAYIGDSTRPETVKTRTLVEETSRVFRARVVNPKWIEAMRRHGYKGAFELAATVDYLFGYDATTGVVADWMYDKLTETYVLDPENRAFLEEANPWALHGIAERLLEAESRGMWEKPDPQVLEALRQVYLDTEGNLEGESD, encoded by the coding sequence ATGATCCTGCTGCTGTCGACGTCCGACACCGATCTGCTCAGCGCCCGCGCAGCGAACGCCGGTGACGCTCCCGTCCCGTACCGCTTCGCGAACCCCTCCCGCCTTCCCCTCGACGACCTGCCCGGTCTCCTGGACGGCGTCACCCTGGTCGTCGTACGCCTCCTCGGCGGCCTGCGCGCCTGGCAGGACGGCCTCGACCTGCTCCTGGCCTCCGGCCAGACCCGCCCGGTGGTCGTGCTGACCGGTGAACAGGCCCCCGACGCCCAGCTGATGGAAGCCTCGACCGTCCCGATCGGCATCGCCGCCGAGGCGCACGGCTACCTCGCCCACGGCGGCCCGGCCAACCTGGAGCAGCTCGCCCGCTTCCTCTCCGACACCGTGTTGCTGACCGGCCACGGTTTCGAGCCCCCGGCGGCCTCCCCCACGTGGGGCCCGCTGGAGCGCACCCCCCAGATCACCGAGGGCCCCCGGATCGCGGTGCTCTACTACCGCGCGCACCAGATGAGCGGCAACACCGCCTTCGTGCACACCCTCTCCGAGGCGATCGAGGCCCACGGCGCCCAGGCGCTCCCCCTCTACGTCTCCTCCCTCCGCTCCCCGGAGCCGGAGCTGATCGAGCAGCTCGCGTCCGCCGACGCGATCGTCACCACCGTCCTGGCCGCAGGCGGCACCAAGCCCGCCACCGCCTCGGCCGGCGGTGACGACGAGTCCTGGGACGCCGGCGCCCTGGCCGCCCTCGGCGTGCCGATCCTGCAGGCCCTGTGCCTGACCGGCTCCCGGTCCGCCTGGGAGGAGAACGACGAGGGCCTGTCCCCCCTCGACGCCGCCACGCAGGTCGCCGTACCGGAGTTCGACGGCCGTCTGATCACCGTCCCGTTCTCCTTCAAGGAGCTGGACGAGGACGGCCTGCCCGCCTACGTCGCGGACCCCGAGCGGGCCGCCCGCGTGGCCGGCATCGCCGTGCGCCACGCGCGCCTGCGCCACATCGACCGCCGCGACAAGAAGATCGCCCTGGTCCTCTCCGCGTACCCCACCAAGCACTCCCGCATCGGCAACGCGGTCGGCCTCGACACCCCGGCCAGCGCCGTGGAGCTGCTGCGCACGCTCATCGCGGGCGGGTACGACTTCGGTCCCGTCGAGGACGTCCCGGGTCTGGTCTCCGGCGACGGCGACGAGCTGATCCGCGCCCTGATCGAGGCCGGCGGCCACGACCAGGACTGGCTCACCGAGGAGCAGCTCGCCCGCAATCCGGTCCGCATCCCGGCGGCCGACTACAAGCGCTGGTTCGCCGAGCTGCCGGCCGATCTGCGCGACAGCGTCACCGAGCACTGGGGCGAGGCTCCGGGCAACATGTTCGTGGACCGCTCCGCGAACCCCGAGGGCGACATCGTGCTGGCCGCACTGCGCCGCGCCAACCTCCTCATCCTCATCCAGCCGCCGCGCGGCTTCGGCGAGAACCCGATCGCGATCTACCACGACCCGGACCTGCCGCCCTCGCACCACTACCTGGCCGCGTACCGCTGGATCCAGGCCCGCGCCGAGGACGGCGGTTTCGGCGCCGACGCGATGATCCACCTGGGCAAGCACGGCAACCTGGAGTGGCTGCCGGGCAAGAACGCCGGCCTGTCGGCGTCCTGCGCCCCCGATGCCGCGCTCGGCGACCTGCCCCTCATCTACCCGTTCCTGGTCAACGACCCGGGCGAGGGCACCCAGGCCAAGCGCCGGGTGCACGCCACGCTGGTCGACCACCTGGTGCCGCCGATGGCGCGCGCGGAGTCGTACGGCGACATCGCGCGCCTGGAGCAGCACCTCGACGAGTACGCCCAGATCTCCGCGATGGACCCGGCGAAGCTGCCGGCCATCCGCGCGCAGATCTGGACCCTGATCCAGGCCGCGAAGCTGGACCACGACCTGGGTCTGGAGCAGCGCCCCGACGACGACGGCTTCGACGACTTCCTGCTGCACGTCGACGGCTGGCTGTGCGAGATCAAGGACGCCCAGATCCGCGACGGTCTGCACGTCCTGGGCGGCGCCCCGACCGGCGACGCCCGGGTCAACCTGGTCCTGGCCATCCTGCGCGCCCGCCAGATCTGGGGCGGTACGACGGCCCTGCCCGGTCTGCGCGAAGCGCTCGGCCTCGACGAGTCCGCGGCCACCCGCACCACCGCCGACGAGGCGGAGGAGACGGCCCGCGCGCTGGTCCAGGCGATGGAGGACGCGAACTGGGCCCCGGAGGCGGTGGCTTCGGTCGCCGCCGGATACTCGGCGGACGTGGCGGCCGTACTGGACTTCGCGGCCCGCGAGGTCGTCCCGCGCCTGGCCGGCACCACCGACGAGATCACCCACGTGGTCAGCGCCCTGGACGGCAACTTCGTCCCGGCGGGCCCCTCCGGCTCCCCGCTGCGCGGTCTGGTCAACGTGCTGCCGACCGGCCGCAACTTCTACTCGGTGGACCCGAAGGCCGTCCCCTCGCGCCTCGCGTGGGAGACGGGCCAGGCCCTGGCCGATTCCCTACTGACCCGCTACCGCACGGACAACGGCGAATGGCCCGCCTCCGTCGGCCTGTCCCTGTGGGGCACGAGCGCGATGCGCACCTCGGGCGACGACGTGGCCGAGGCCATGGCGCTGCTTGGTGTCCGCCCGGTCTGGGACGAGGCCTCGCGCCGCGTCACCGGCCTGGAGCCGATCCCGCTCGCCGAGCTCGGCCGGCCGCGCATCGACGTGACCTTGCGCATCTCGGGCTTCTTCCGCGACGCGTTCCCGCACGTCATCGGCCTGCTGGACGACGCGGTACGGCTGGCCGCCTCGCTGGAGGAGCCCGCGGAGGACAACTTCGTACGGGCCCACGCGCAGGCCGACCTGGCCGTGCACGGGGACGAGCGGCGGGCCACCACCCGGATCTTCGGCTCGCGCCCGGGCACGTACGGCGCGGGCATCCTGCAGCTGATCGACTCCCGCGACTGGCGCACCGACGCCGACCTCGCGGAGGTCTACACGGTGTGGGGCGGGTACGCGTACGGCCGTGGCCTCGAAGGGCGCGCGGCGCGCGAGGAGATGGAGACCGCCTACAAGCGGATCACGGTCGCGGCGAAGAACACCGACACCCGTGAGCACGACATCGCCGACTCCGACGACTACTTCCAGTACCACGGCGGCATGGTGGCCACCGTCCGCGCCCTGCGCGGCACGGCCCCCGAGGCGTACATCGGCGACTCGACCCGGCCCGAGACGGTCAAGACGCGCACGCTGGTCGAGGAGACCTCCCGCGTCTTCCGCGCCCGCGTCGTGAACCCGAAGTGGATCGAGGCGATGCGCCGCCACGGTTACAAGGGTGCCTTCGAGCTGGCCGCCACCGTCGACTACCTCTTCGGCTACGACGCCACGACCGGCGTGGTGGCCGA